In the Oryza glaberrima chromosome 6, OglaRS2, whole genome shotgun sequence genome, one interval contains:
- the LOC127775769 gene encoding uncharacterized protein LOC127775769, producing the protein MASQLVEEHRSGAEVHTGHELCERKARELLVELGLPDGLLPLPSLEEVGYNRAAGFVWLRQTQAGGATHTFDTIGKQVWYAGEVTAFVEKGRMHGVAGVKSKELLIWVSISEIVLSPSGTKLVFRTPAGLGRALPFTAFQLNPAPPEPEKKDAAADEADAAATN; encoded by the coding sequence ATGGCGTCGCAGCTGGTGGAGGAGCACCGCTCGGGCGCGGAGGTCCACACGGGGCACGAGCTGTGCGAGCGGAAGGCCCGCGAGCTGCTGGTGGAGCTCGGCCTCCCCGACGGGCTCCTCCCGCTGCCGTCCCTGGAGGAGGTGGGCTACAACCGCGCCGCCGGGTTCGTGTGGCTCCGGCAGACCCAGGCGGGCGGCGCCACCCACACGTTCGACACCATCGGCAAGCAGGTGTGGTACGCGGGCGAAGTGACGGCGTTCGTGGAGAAGGGGCGGATGCACGGCGTCGCCGGGGTGAAGAGCAAGGAGCTCCTCATCTGGGTCTCCATCTCCGAGATCGTCCTCAGCCCCTCCGGCACCAAGCTCGTCTTCCGCACCCCGGCCGGCCtcggccgcgccctccccttcACCGCCTTCCAGCTCAACCCGGCGCCCCcggagccggagaagaaggacgccgccgccgacgaggccgacgccgccgccaccaactgA